The genomic stretch GCATTTATCCAAATTGGCAATGGCAGGTACACTCTAAATATATGGGATGTTGGAGGCCAAAAAACAATTCGATCTTACTGGAGAAACTACTTTGAGCAAACAGATGGTTTAGTTTGGGTAGTTGACAGTTCAGATCTTAGAAGGTTGGATGATTGCAAAATGGAGCTAGATAACCTTCTAAAGGAAGAGGTTTGTTCAATACAGATAGTTATTACTTGTCAGTAACAAATTAATTACATGCAGTACTTAACTGAAGATATTCAGACATTTTAGCCATACCAATTCATATCCCTTTATTTAATCTATTGATTGGGAAAGACTTGTGTGTCCTCTGTACTAATGCATCCAAGTAGAGTAGTTGCCCATAGTGAATCCGTTGGGAATTTTGGTCAAGAACCAAAGCATTATTTGTTATCTTGATTCCCTAGCACTTGAACAAAATGTTTTATTTCTCACTGTTAATTATTTAGGATGCTCAGATGGCATCGCGAATGAATACTCTGCTCTTCTCTAGATATTTGTGAGCTACTAGTATTTTCAAATGTCATTAATTTTGTTTTACATATGACAGAGACTATCTGGAGCATCCTTACTAATTCTAGCAAATAAACAAGATATTAAAGGTGCCCTTGCACCCGATGAAATAGCTAAGGTAAGCTTAATTTTATCCGGGTCTTTTTCTCTTACCTAAGTAACATTGTAGGGATTATGACTAAAAAAATACATCATGGTATGCTGAGAATTGACTGTAAGGTGTTTTTAAACACTTGATGTTCTATATAACTAGATGGGCTATTTACTTTAGTCCTCATAATTATCTTTCTGCAATGCTGCAATTATCTTAATAATTACTTGCAAAATCACTTATATAAAGAGATGCAATCAGGTTTCAATCACAGAACATATATACTTCACCATAAGTTGTTGCAAAATTCATTGATTTATAAAGCAAATATTTCCTGCACTGAAATCTGTGTAGAAGTTTCACAACATATTATTATCGTCCACTGAACTTAGTCTTTGTGAACATGGACAATTGGTTAATTGGTTG from Lathyrus oleraceus cultivar Zhongwan6 chromosome 7, CAAS_Psat_ZW6_1.0, whole genome shotgun sequence encodes the following:
- the LOC127107862 gene encoding ADP-ribosylation factor-like protein 2, giving the protein MGLLTIIRKIKKKEKEMRILMVGLDNSGKTTIVLKINGEDTSVISPTLGFNIKTIAYQKYTLNIWDVGGQKTIRSYWRNYFEQTDGLVWVVDSSDLRRLDDCKMELDNLLKEERLSGASLLILANKQDIKGALAPDEIAKVSLILSGSFSLT